The following are encoded together in the Triticum dicoccoides isolate Atlit2015 ecotype Zavitan chromosome 6B, WEW_v2.0, whole genome shotgun sequence genome:
- the LOC119325643 gene encoding nuclear transcription factor Y subunit A-4-like, which produces MLLPSSSSSSYDPKGDSFGKSVDDHMRSTLTFGDKHSLYASQNTDYGHPMACISYPFNDSGSGVWAAYGSRAMFQPLMPGGGASATARVPLPVELAADEPIFVNPKQYNGILRRRQLRAKLEAQNKLTKNRKPYLHESRHLHAMKRARGSGGRFLNSKQLKQQQQQSGSACTKVIADGANSLGSTHLRLGSGAAGDRTNSASKAMSSQENSKRVAAPAPAFTMIQAARKDDDFFHHHAHHLSFSGHFGQSSDRYT; this is translated from the exons ATGCTTCTcccctcttcttcgtcttcctcgtacGATCCCAAAG GTGACTCCTTTGGGAAATCGGTTGACGATCATATGAGGTCAACCTTGACTTTTGGTGATAAGCATTCTCTATATGCAAGTCAAAACACTGACTATGGCCACCCAATG GCTTGCATTTCATACCCGTTCAACGATTCTGGTTCTGGAGTTTGGGCGGCCTATGGGTCACGGGCTATG TTCCAGCCCCTCATGCCGGGAGGAGGGGCATCTGCAACGGCAAGAGTTCCATTGCCCGTCGAATTAGCAGCGGATGAGCCCATATTTGTCAATCCCAAACAATATAACGGGATTCTCCGGCGAAGGCAGCTGCGCGCTAAGTTAGAGGCCCAGAATAAACTCACCAAAAACAGAAAG CCCTACCTCCACGAGTCTCGCCATCTTCACGCGATGAAGCGGGCAAGAGGTTCCGGGGGACGTTTCCTCAATTCCAAACAgctgaagcagcagcagcagcagtctggcaGTGCATGCACGAAGGTCATTGCGGATGGCGCGAATTCCCTGGGTTCAACCCATCTACGGCTAGGCAGCGGCGCAGCCGGAGACCGAACCAACTCGGCGTCCAAGGCGATGTCCTCCCAAGAGAACAGCAAGAGGGTCGCTGCCCCGGCTCCCGCCTTCACCATGATTCAAGCGGCGCGCAAagacgacgacttcttccaccaTCACGCTCACCATCTCAGCTTCTCCGGCCACTTCGGCCAGTCCAGCGACCGGTATACGTAA